GTGACACGTGTTTAGAGTTACTTTGTTTGGTTTCACAATCTGGAAAATTTAGGATTGGCCTGTTGGCGCAGAGATTGGAATTGTTCAAGAAACTGTTTTCGTAAGCAAGGTTGTTGAACTCACGTGGGATTTTTCCAGAAAGTTGATTGCAGGACAAGTTAAGTGACGTCAGCCTCAAGTTTCCCATTTCTGTTGGAATTTCGCCTTTAAAATGATTACTAGACAAATCTAAGTAAAGAAGATCTGGCAATGAACCAAATGATGGGGGAATTTGACCGCAAAGTTTGTTTTTCGAGAGATTTAAAGTCGTTAGCGACTTCCAGGAGAGTATCACAGAAGGTAACTCACCAGAAAATTGATTGTCGTCGAGCCGAAGAGTTGTGAGGCGAGAGAGATTCGTCATTTGTACTGGAATCTCGCCAGAGAATCGATTTCCACTTGCCTCAAAAACGATTAATTTCGTCCAAGAAGCAACCTCAAAGGGAATTGGACCTGAGAATTTGTTGTTTCTGATTTCCAATCTAGACAAATTCCTCGCCAACTCATTTGGAAGCTTTCCTGTAAATGAGTTGCCACTGAGCTTCAAGCTTGACAAATTGAAAGTAGTCCAAAGACCTTCCGGAATCTCACCGGAAAATTTGTTGTCATGAAGCTGTACGGTTCTCAGAGACCTGCAATTTCCGAGTGATTTTGGGATTTCACCGGTGAGATTGTTCGAAAACACGACCACGCCTTTTAAAACACCTCCAGCACACAAGCTTTCGGGTAGTTGACCGGTGAACATGTTGTTTGATGCTTCAAAGGCTTCGAGTTTCATATTATGACCCATATCCGGTGGCAAGCTTCCAGAGAGTTTGTTATCAAAAACTCGAAAAGCTGTCAAATTAGGAAGCTGGCCTATGCTTGCAGGTACACCTCCAGAAAATCGGTTTGAGAATAAATTCAACAGCTCCAAGCTCTGCAACTTCCCAAATTCTCCATGGATCGAACCGGACAAGTGATTCATCGAAACATCGAATTCAACCAACTTCATGGCTGTGATCGGCCTCGGTATCTCTCCGGACAATCTGTTGTTAAACAAATACAAATTGGTCAGATTCTCAAATGTCAACAGTTGACTAGGAATTTGACCTTCCAAGTTGTTTATAGACAAATCCAAATGGTCAAGACTTTTAAGATTGCTAAAACTTTCGGGTATTCGACCGATCAAATTCGCATCCTTGATCCATAAAAACTTCAACTTTTTCAGCTGCCCGAACTCCTCAGGTATGAACATGGGCGAAAACCCATTATAGGCCATGCTCAAAGTTTCAAGATTGGCTAAGTCTCCGATTTCCTTAGGAAAAGTACCATTAAACTGGTTCTGATGAATATAAAGTGTCACCAAATTGGATAACTTCCCAATAGCAGCAGGAATGTTACCTGAGAAGTTGTTGGCACTAAAGTCGATATACGTTAGAGTTGAAATCCTATCAATATCATCAGGAATTGGACCGACAAAGTAATTCTGCGACAGGTCAAGGTATGAGATCTTGGAGCAGTTGTACAAGACTCTAGGAAACTTTCCTGGAATGTAATTGTAGGAAAGGTCTATGGCTAAGAGGTTTTGCAAGTCACAGATTGATGAAGGGACTTGTGTGTAGATTTCCTTGTCCTTGAGCAAAATCACAGAGACAGAATTTTCCGTGCACCCAATTTCTGGCCAATGGCAAGGTGACGATGAAGAATTCCAATGCTGGAGTGATTTGGGATTTCCTAGTTGCCTTTTGATTTCCATGAGAATTGTTTGTTCTTTCCCTGAGCTTGAATTCTGTGAAATTACATTGGAGGGTATGGAGAAGGAGAAAAATAATAGAAGAAAATGGAGTTTGAATAGGTTTAACATTTCTTCTTGTCTTTTTTTTGATGAGTTTACCATTGAAAGACTTGATGATGTTATATTATAGATAGAAAAGTAAAGGTTCTTGGCAGCCTTCATCAGGTTTGGTGGAATGTCCTTtacattatatataattacaagaATGCCACTGAGATTAGTCAAAAGGTGGGAGTTTAAATCCCAATAGTAAAATCCAAAATGATCCCACCAATCTTTAGAATGCTTATCACTCCCTCCGTCTTTGATCCATATTTTTTAAgctattaatacataaaataaaataacataatgata
This sequence is a window from Rutidosis leptorrhynchoides isolate AG116_Rl617_1_P2 unplaced genomic scaffold, CSIRO_AGI_Rlap_v1 contig522, whole genome shotgun sequence. Protein-coding genes within it:
- the LOC139884234 gene encoding uncharacterized protein, yielding MVNSSKKRQEEMLNLFKLHFLLLFFSFSIPSNVISQNSSSGKEQTILMEIKRQLGNPKSLQHWNSSSSPCHWPEIGCTENSVSVILLKDKEIYTQVPSSICDLQNLLAIDLSYNYIPGKFPRVLYNCSKISYLDLSQNYFVGPIPDDIDRISTLTYIDFSANNFSGNIPAAIGKLSNLVTLYIHQNQFNGTFPKEIGDLANLETLSMAYNGFSPMFIPEEFGQLKKLKFLWIKDANLIGRIPESFSNLKSLDHLDLSINNLEGQIPSQLLTFENLTNLYLFNNRLSGEIPRPITAMKLVEFDVSMNHLSGSIHGEFGKLQSLELLNLFSNRFSGGVPASIGQLPNLTAFRVFDNKLSGSLPPDMGHNMKLEAFEASNNMFTGQLPESLCAGGVLKGVVVFSNNLTGEIPKSLGNCRSLRTVQLHDNKFSGEIPEGLWTTFNLSSLKLSGNSFTGKLPNELARNLSRLEIRNNKFSGPIPFEVASWTKLIVFEASGNRFSGEIPVQMTNLSRLTTLRLDDNQFSGELPSVILSWKSLTTLNLSKNKLCGQIPPSFGSLPDLLYLDLSSNHFKGEIPTEMGNLRLTSLNLSCNQLSGKIPREFNNLAYENSFLNNSNLCANRPILNFPDCETKQSNSKHVSLAIIATLAVAVALITVLILSIMIRYCRSSGKIYGGDNTKTWKLTRFHELRFDEKTILSNLTESNLIGSGGSGKVYRIPIDRNGDSSVAVKKIWNIKKLDSNLKKEFTAEVQILGTIRHLNVVKLLCCISSEKSKLLVYEYMDRHSLDRWLHNGRSSTNSVHNFSLEWPTRLNIAIGAAQGLCYMHHDCSPPILHRDVKSSNILLDSEFKAKIADFGLAKIFLAKDAMTMSAVAGSFGYLAPEYAYTTKVNEKIDVYSFGVVLLELVTGRKPKCGDENTNLAEWAWCRYTEEMPIVDVLDPDVKEAYFLEDMTNVFKLGLVCTSTMPSSRPSMKEVLRILRRCEASRQYKEMEVG